Proteins encoded together in one Synergistetes bacterium HGW-Synergistetes-1 window:
- the trpB gene encoding tryptophan synthase subunit beta produces MTERLQNQAGFPVKGIYSGFGGTYVPGALEPILTEIAEEYEKCTADKSFREEYLSLLKDYVGRPSALTECKNLTRTVGGARIFLKREDLNHTGAHKINNCIGQALLAKRMGKKKIIAETGAGMHGVASATVAALMGMECDVYMGEVDVQRQAPNVLRMKALGAKVVPVSDGQGTLKEAVDAALAAFCNDTSVFYLIGSAVGPHPYPTMVQNFQKIIGEEARAQMLERTGSLPDAVIACVGGGSNAIGAFTAFIEDKDVRLIGVEPSGRGLTYGDHAASLTKGSPGVLHGFKSYVLTDDKGEPAEVYSIAAGLDYPSVGPAHAALKESGRAEYICASDKEALHAFRLLCRTEGIIPALESSHALAGAIRIAAAMEKDKKILVNLSGRGDKDMETISALGVIEV; encoded by the coding sequence GAGTATGAGAAATGCACGGCAGACAAATCATTCAGGGAAGAATATCTCTCCCTTCTAAAGGACTACGTGGGACGTCCCTCCGCACTCACCGAGTGCAAAAACCTCACCAGGACAGTAGGTGGGGCCAGGATCTTCCTCAAGAGAGAAGACCTCAACCACACAGGGGCTCACAAGATAAACAACTGCATAGGACAGGCACTTCTTGCCAAAAGAATGGGCAAGAAAAAAATCATTGCTGAGACAGGGGCAGGCATGCACGGCGTTGCAAGTGCCACAGTCGCAGCGCTGATGGGTATGGAATGCGATGTCTACATGGGAGAAGTCGACGTACAGCGCCAGGCCCCGAATGTGCTCAGGATGAAAGCGCTTGGCGCTAAAGTCGTACCTGTCTCAGACGGACAGGGAACGCTCAAGGAAGCTGTAGATGCAGCACTTGCGGCATTCTGCAACGACACCTCGGTCTTTTACCTTATCGGTTCTGCGGTTGGGCCGCACCCATATCCGACTATGGTACAGAATTTCCAGAAAATAATCGGCGAGGAAGCAAGGGCGCAGATGCTTGAACGGACCGGCTCCCTGCCGGACGCCGTCATCGCATGTGTAGGCGGAGGAAGCAATGCGATAGGAGCCTTCACAGCCTTCATCGAAGACAAGGATGTCCGCCTTATCGGTGTCGAACCATCAGGAAGAGGACTGACATACGGAGATCACGCCGCCAGCCTTACAAAGGGTTCCCCGGGAGTCCTCCATGGGTTCAAAAGCTACGTTCTTACCGATGATAAGGGTGAGCCCGCAGAAGTCTATTCAATAGCAGCCGGACTTGATTATCCCTCAGTCGGACCCGCGCACGCCGCACTCAAGGAGAGCGGACGAGCAGAATACATATGCGCAAGCGACAAAGAAGCGCTTCATGCATTCAGGCTTCTTTGCAGGACAGAAGGGATCATCCCCGCGCTTGAAAGCTCCCACGCACTTGCCGGAGCGATAAGGATCGCAGCCGCAATGGAAAAAGATAAGAAAATCCTAGTTAACCTCTCGGGGCGGGGGGATAAGGATATGGAGACGATCTCCGCACTCGGAGTAATTGAGGTTTAG